ACCACCGTCACCTCGGTGCGGCGCACCGAGGGCGGCTACGCGGTGGACACCAGCACCGGTGGGCTGACCGCCCGCAGCGTGGTCATCGCCACCGGCGCCTGCAACCGGCCCGCGGTGCCGGCCCTGGCCGCTTCTCTGCCCGAGGGCCTGCACCAGACGACGGCCTTCGACTACCGCAACCCCGCCTCGCTGCCCGAGGGCGGCGTGCTCGTGGTCGGCGCCTCGGCCACCGGGACGCAGCTGGCCGCCGAGCTGGCCCGCGCCGGTCGGCACGTCGTGCTCTCGGTCGGTGAGCACACCCGGCTGCCGCGCACCTACCGCGGGCGCGACGTGCTGTGGTGGATGCACGCCTCGGGCGTCTGGGACGAGCGGTACGACGAGCTCGACGACCTCACCCGCGCCCGCCGGCTGCCCTCGCCGCAGCTGGTCGGCACGCCCGAGCGGGCCACGCTCGACCTCAACGCGGTGCAGGACCTCGGGGTCCAGCTGGTCGGTCGCTGGGCGGCCGTCCGCGACGGGGTGGCGCTCTTCTCCGGCGGACTGCGCAACGTCTTCTCCCTGGCCGACCTCAAGCAGCAGCGGCTGCTCGACGGCTTCGACCTGTTCGCCGCGGCCAACGGCGTCGACGGGCCCGAGGCCGAGCGGCCCGAGCCGACGCGCGTGCCGTCGCCCGCGCGCCTCCAGCTCGACCTGGGCTCCGGCGAGGTGTCCTCGGTGCTGTGGGCGACCGGCTACCGCCCGGACTACTCCTGGCTCGACGTGCCGGTGCTCGACGCCAAGGGCGCGCTGCGCCACGACGGGGGCGTGGTCGAGGACAGCCCCGGGCTCTACGTCCTCGGCCTCCCGGTCCTGCGGCGGCGCAAGTCGACGTTCCTGCACGGGATCGAGGACGACGCCCGCGACGTGGTCGACCGGCTCGCGGCGTACCTCGACCACCCCGCGCACCAGCGGGCCTAGACCTCCCCGGAGGCCAGCCGGACCAGCCGGGCGACGTCCTCGGAGGCGCCCAGCTCGTCGACCGGGACCGGCAGCAGGATCCGCCAGTTCTCACGCTCAGTGGTGCCCGGGACGTTGGGGCGGCGCTGCTCGAGCACGGCGTCCTCCAGCGACAGCGACACGAGCAGCGAGGGCGCGCGGACCAGCTGGCGGTACGCCGCCGCGACGGCCTCGGCCGCGCTCGCGCCCTCGGCCAGGCCGTCGCGGGTCAGCTTCTCCAGCAGGTCGGCGCGCCCGCGCCGCACGTCCGCCTCGGGCATGTCGGTGGCCTCGAGCTGGTCCTCGGCGTCCGTGCCGGTCCAGAGCCCGGCCACCGTGGGCAGGTCGTGGGTGGTCACCGCGGCCAGGGCGGCGCCCGGCCACTGCGCCGGGTCGTCCTCCTCGAACCACAGCACCTTGTAGGACAGGATCCGCCGCTCGGCGAGCGCCTCGGCCACGCCGGGCTCGACGGTGCCGAGGTCCTCCCCCACGACCACGGCCCGGGCGCGGTGCGACTCCAGGGCCACGATGTCGAGCAGGTCGTCGCTCGGGTAGCGCACGTAGGCGCCGTCCGCGGCGCCCGAGCCGTCCGGGATCCACCAGAGCCGGAACAGCCCCATCACGTGGTCGATGCGCAGCCCGCCCGCCCCGGCGATGGTGCCGCGCACCGACTCGATGAACGGCTCGTAGTCCGCCGCCCGGAGCCGCCACGGCGTGAGCGGCGGCGAGCCCCAGTCCTGGCCCAGCGTGTTGAGCGCATCGGGCGGTGCGCCCACGGTGATCCCCTGGGCGAGCGTGTCCTGCCAGACCCAGGCGTCGGCCCCGCCACCGGAGACGCCGATGGGCAGGTCCTGGATGACGGTCAGCGCACCGGTGGCCGCCCGCAGCTGCTCGTCCAGCTGCCACTGGAGCCAGGCGTGGAAGCCGACCTCGCCGGCATGGGCCTCGCGGTACGCCGCCACGTCAGCGGACGTCGGGTCCTGCAGCGCCTCGGGCCAGCGCCGCCAGTCCGGCCCGTGCTCCTCGGCGAGGGCCGACCAGGTGGCGAAACCCTCGAGCGCGTCCCCCCGACCCGCGCGCCACACCGCGAAGGCGTCGTCGCCGCCGCTGCGGGCGTGCGCCGCGGCGAGGGCCGCCCGCTTCAGGGTCCAGGCGGCGTCGCGGTCGACCAGCGACTCGGCGGCCAGGGTGCGCACGGCGTCGACGTCGACGTCGACCGGCTCGTGGCCGGGGACCTCCTCGACCCGGAGGTAGAGCGGGTTGCGGAAGCGCCGGGTGGCCGGCAGGTAGGGGCTGGCCTCCTGCGGGAGGGTCGGCGCGACGGCGTGCAGCGGGTTGACCAGCAGGAAGCCGCCGCCGTCGCCCTCGGTCCACGTCCGCAGGGTCCGCAGGTCGGCCAGGTCGCCGATCCCCCAGCTCGCGGCCGAGCGGGCGGCGTACAGCTGCACGGTCCAGCCCCACGTCGCCTGCGGAGGCAGCCAGCAGCGCCCGGGCGAGACGACCAGCCGGCGCTCGGTCCCGTCGGCGGTGCGCAGCTGGTGGTAGCCGAGCGGGAAGTCCGCGGGCAGCACGCCGTCCACGACGCGCTCGCTGCCGTCCTCGCAGGTCACCTGCACCCGGCCGAGACCGAGGTCGCGGCCGGGCCGGGTCACGACCGGTGCCGTCGCCTCGAGGTCCACCGGCGGCTCGCCGATGACCGTGCGGAGCCGGTCGACGGTGGCGTCGGCGACCTCGTGCTCGGCGTCCGCCGCGTCCAGCCAGCGGTGCTGGATGCCCCAGGCGTCGATGCCCCCGTCGAAGTCCGCGCTCACCCGCTGCCTGTGACCCACGCGGGCCATCGGCATGCGTCGCGCCTAGAGCTCGTCGTAGCGCAGCGGGTCGTCGCGCCGGACCCGCTCCTCGGGCACGACCTGCCGGCGCGGCGGGCGGTGCGCGACCGGCCACCAGCGGACCAGGTGGCGCCAGCGCCCGTCCGCCAGCCGGACCGACCGGAGCAGCTCGCCGGGCACCCACTGGCCGCCGAGGTCGTCCTCGACCCACACGTCGACGTCGGGCAGGCTCGGGCCGCCGTAGACGACCTGCTCTCCCGACGCTGCCACCGCGGCCCGGTACCCCTCACCGGGCGCGCCGCTCGGCCTCGCGCGGGTCCGGCTCGGCCAGCCCGTGCCGCACCGCCCAGAGCACGGCCTCGGTCCGCGAGCCGACGCCGATGCGGCGGTAGGCCTGGCGGATGTAGGTCTTGACCGAGTTGATGCTGAGGAACAGGTGGGCGGCGATCTGCTCGTTGCTCATCCCGGCCGCGATGAGCGCGAGGACGCCGGCCTCCCGCTCGGTGATGCCGTAGCGCCGCACGGCCTCGGCGTGCCGGTCGGCGCGGTACGCCGAGGCGCTGGTCCCCTCGCCCCGCGCGGCGCGCCGCAGCACGTCGATGAGGGTGCGCGTCCCGACATCGGGCGGCACCGAGTCGGTCACGCCGAGCGACAGCGCGCGCTGGGCCAGGTCGGGCCGGTCCACGACCTCGAAGGCGACCACCACGGCCGAACCGGCCAGCAGCCTGCTCAACTCGGTGTGCGGCGCGCCGGTCAGCCGCTCGAGGTCGTAGAGCACGACGTCCACCAGGCCCACGTCGCCGCTGCGGGCGTCGGAGGCGACCGTGCTCACGCGGATGGTGCGACCGGCGTCGCCGAGCATGGCGACCACGCCCCGCCGCACGACCTCACGCGGGCTGATGACCGCCACGAGCAGGGGCGCCAGCCCGGGGTCAGCACCGCCGTCAGCCCCCGGCACCCCGACCGCCGCCTGCTTCCTCGCCCACGACTCCACCCTAGGGAGCCCGGTCGGGACCAGGCACCCGCCCTTTCGGGTGGAGCCCGCGCGCTCGGCGCGGTCCAGACCGCGGTGTCCGGGGCCGGGGCGCCGGGTAGACCCCCACCAGCAGGTCGCCGGGGGCGGCGCCTGCGGATCGGGACCGGGCGTGGGGCTCGGGGCCCACGTCGTGGGGGGCGGGATCGTCATGATCATCGGGGGGAACGCGAGCGCACGCCGTCCGGTCCGGACGCGACGCGAGGCGGAGACGGGGGCCGGTCGGCTGGCGGTCTACCGCACCCGGCCCGCGGCCGTCCGGGCCTCAGGCGGGCGCCGGGCGCAGCGCCCGTCTGGCGTGCCGGGCCTCGCGGGCCTGGCGGGCCAGCCGGCGCAGCTGGGGCCGCAGCCCGCCGCGCCGGGTCTCGTCGAGCCAGCCGTCGGGCAGCGAGAGGCGCACGACGCGGTGCCACGCTGAGAGCACCTGGGGCACGAGCGGGCGCGCGTTGTAGGCCAGCCCGTAGCGCTCGAAGAGGTCGCGGACCTGGACCGCGATCTCGGCGTACCGGTTGCTCGGCAGGTCGGGGAACAGGTGGTGCTCGATCTGGTGCGACAGGTTGCCGGTCAGCAGGTGCAGCAGGGGCGGGCCGGAGATGTCGGCCGAGCCGAGCATCTGGCGGACGTACCACTGCGCGCGGTCCTCGCGCTCGTCGAGCTCGTCCTGCTCGAAGGTCTCCACGCCCTCCGGGAAGTGGCCGCACATGATGACCGAGTGGCTCCACAGGTTGCGGACCAGGTTGGCCAGCGCGTTCGCGGCCAGCGTCTGCCGGAAGCCCGGGCCGCTCAGGACCGGGTGCACGACGTAGTCCTTGAGCGCCTGCTTGCCCGCCTTGCCCAGCGCCGCGCGGACCCGCTGCCGCGTCTCGGGCGGCACGCCCTCGCCGCCGCGGAGCGCGTCGCCGAGGTCGGCGTCGTACATCGCGATGCCCCACTCGAAGATGCACGCGGTGATCAGGTTCCACAGCGGCTGGACCAGGTGCCGCGGCTGCCACTCCTGGTGCTCGCTTACCCGCATGATCCCGTAGCCGAGGTCGTTGTCGCGCCCGACGATGTTGGTGTAGCGGTGGTGCAGCTCGTTGTGCGCGCGCTTCCACTGCCCGACCGGGGAGGCGTGGTCCCAGTCCCAGGTGGTCGAGTGGATCCTGGGGTCGCGCATCCAGTCCCACTGTCCGTGCAGGACGTTGTGGCCGATCTCCATGTTGTCCAGCACCTTGGCCAGGGTCAGGCTCGCGGTGCCCAGCACCCACGCCGGCCGCCAGCGGCTGCCGACCAGCAGCACCGCACGGCTGCCCAGCTCGAGCGCGCGCTGGGCGGCCACCACCCGGCGGATGTACGCCGCGTCGCGCGCGCCCCGGCTGCGCACCACCGCCTCGCGGATGGCGTCCAGCTCGCGCCCGATCGCCGCGACGTCCTCGGCGCTCAGCCGCTCCGCACTGGTCCGCACCGCGGCCGGTGCTGCCGACGTCGCCGTCGTCGCCGTCGGCGAGGTCGTCGCCGTCGCCGTCGTGCTCATGCGCGTCCGCCCAGCATCTCCACTCCCCTGCTCAGCCCCCGCGCCGCACCGCTGGTGCCCCGGGAGAACCCTAGGCACACCCACCGAAGGGGTGAGACGGGTGGGCATGTTCCGGGCCGGGATGGGGAACCGACCTCCCCGGCGCGACGGGGCGCCGGTGACCACTCTCGGGGGCTGCCCGTTCCGGCGGGCGCGGACGGGCACGGAAGGACACGATGACCATGGGCGCCGACGCGGCCGCTCACGGCTCCTCCTTCGCGGTCCGCCTGCCCGCACACCTGGACTCCGCGCGCACCGCCCGGCAGCTGCTCGACGACCTGCTGGACGAACGGGTGCCGCGCCTGCTCGTCCAGGACGCCGAGCTCGTCCTGCACGAGCTGGTCATCAACGGCGTCACCCACGGCCGCCCCGACGCCGACGGCCTCATCGCCGTCGCCTGCACGCTGGCCGAGAAGCACCTCGAGATCGCCGTCCGCGACGCCGGCGAGGGCGGCGCCATCACGCCCCGGCCCTGGTCCGACGACCAGCCCTCCGGGCGCGGCCTGGTCATGGTCGCCGCCATCTGCGAGTCCTGGCACGTCGACCGCTCCCACGGCACCGAGGTCTCCGCCCGGCTGCGCTGGTGAGCGCCGGGTAGCGTCGCTGGCGTGAGCCCGCGACGCCGCCGCCCCGCCGCGCTCGGCGCGGTCGCCGCCCTGCTGCTCGCCGGCCTGCTGGCCGGGTGCGGTGACGACGCCGACAGCGCCGACAGCGGGGGCAGCGGCGGCACGGCGTCCGGCGACAGCGGCGCAGGCGCGGACGTCGGCTCCCCCGCCCGCCGACGCCCCGGCGCTGCGGGTCGAGACCGTGCTCGACGGCCTGGACCACCCGTGGGACGTGGCGCAGGCGCCGGACGGCACCCTGCTGCTCGACGAGCGCGGCGGCGGGCTGACCGCCGTGCTCCCCGACGGCTCGGACCAGGAGGTCGACGCCGACTTCTCCGACCTGTTCGCCGAAGGCGAGACCGGGCTCATGGGGCTCGTGCTCGACCCGGCGTTCGCGGACAACCGCACCTTCTACACCTGCCAGGGCGCCGTCGACGGCGGCGCGGACGGCGGCCCGGCCATCGAGGTCGTGAGCTGGACCGTCGACGACGACTGGTCCGCGGCCACCCGCGTGGCCGACCCCCTGGTCGGCGAGATCCCGGTCAACCGCGCCATCGGCCGGCACGGCGGCTGCCGGCTCCGCTTCGACCCGCAGGGCCAACTGCTCATCGGCACCGGCGACAACGCCCTCGGCACCAACCCGCAGGACCTCGACTCCCTGGCCGGCAAGCTGCTGCGCGTCGACCCCGCCACCGGCGGCCGGCCCCAGGTCGTCGGCTACGGCCACCGCAACGTCCAGGGCATCGCCGTGCGCCCCGGCACCGACCAGGTCTTCACCGCCGAGCAGGGCAGCTCCCGCGACGACGAGGTCAACCTCGCCGTCGACGGCGGCAACTACGGCTGGAACCCCGTCGGCCAGGGCGAGTACGACGAGAGCGTGCCCATGACCGACACCGACATCCCCGGCGCCATCGAGGCCGTCTGGTCCTCCGGCGACCCCACCATCGCCGTCTGCGGCATCACCTTCCTCGACGGCGACCAGTGGGGCGACGACGAGGGCCTGCTCCTCCTCGGCGTCCAGAAGGACACCGGCGTCCTCGCGCTCCGCCTCGACGACGCCGGCGCCCTGGTCGACCAGTTCCGCCTCCCCGAGCTCGAGGAGTACGGCCGCATCCGCACGCCGCAGCTGGGCACCGACGGAGCGCTGTACGTCACCACCGACAACGGCGACGGCCAGGACCAGCTGCTCCGGGTGACGCCCGCCTGAGGCGACGGGTACTCCCTGCCGTGAGGCAGGGGTCCCGCAGCCGCCTGGCCGTCGTGCTCCCCTGAGCCACCCGCAGGGTGGAGCCCGCGCAGCTGCGTGGCGGGCAGAGGGTCAGGGGTTCGGGTCCCGTCGGCTCCGACGAAGCGAGAAGGCCCGCCGCGCTCAGCGCGGCGGGCCTTCTCGGTGGGTGGAGCTGAGGGGACTCGAACCCCTGACCCTCTGCATGCCATGCAGATGCGCTACCAGCTGCGCCACAGCCCCATCTCGGCCGCCCCCGGTGTCCCGGTGGGCAACCCGCGGAAGTTTAGCCAACCGGTGTCGTCTGGATGAAATCGGGTGCCACGGTGCGGTTGTAGGCGGCCAGTCGCCAGGGTGCGTCGGGCCCCCGGCGGCGCAGGACGACCCAGCCGCAGTTGTCGAGACCGGTCATGGTCTCGGCCTGGGGGCGGCCCCAGCCGAGGAGCGTGGCGGTGGCGGTGCGGATGGCCGCGCCGTGGGAGACGGCGACGCCGGTGTCGCCCGGGCCGAGCAGGCCGGCGAGCTCGGAGAGGGCGGCGGTGGTGCGGGCGGCGACGTCGGCGTAGCGCTCCACCTCGGGCACGCGGTCCCACTCCCCCACGCGGTACGCCGCGAAGCCGTCGGGGTCGGCCGCCTCGAACTCGGTGGCCAGCAACCCTTCGAGAGCGCCGAAGGAGTACTCGCGCAGGCGCGGGTCGAAGCGGGGCTCGAGACCGGTGGCCGAGGCGACGTAGGCGGCCGTGGCGCGGGTGCGGTCAGCGTCGGAGGACCAGAGCACCGTGGGCCCTAGTGCGGCGAGGACCGGCGCGGTGGCCGCGGCCTGGGCCCGGCCGAGCTCGTCGAGCTGGGACTGCGACTGGCCCTGCAGGCGACGCTCGGCGTTCCAGTCGGTGCGGCCGTGCCGGAGGAGGACGAGCTCGGACACCAGGCTCAGCCGCGCGAGTGCGGGGCGGTGACGTCCGCGGGAAGCGGGATCGTCGGGCAGTCGCGCCACAGCCGCTCGAGGGCGTAGAACTGCCGCTCCTCCTCGTGCTGGACGTGCACGACGATCTCGCCGTAGTCGATGAGCACCCAGCGCCCGTCGCGCTCGCCCTCGCGGCGGATGGGCTTGGCGCCGATCTCGCGGAGCTTGTCCTCGACCTCGTCGACGATGGCGCGGACCTGGCGGTCGTTGGTGGCCGAGGCGAGGAGGAAGGCGTCGGTGATGGCCAGCTGGTCGCTGACGTCGAAGGCGATGATCTGCTGCGCCAGCTTGTCGGAGGCCGCGCGGGCGGCGGTCACGACGAGCTCGACGGCGTGGTCGGTGGCGGTCACGAGGAGGCTCCAGCGGGTGCGGGGTAGAGGTGGTGCTTGGCGATGTACTGCACGACACCGTCGGGGACGAGGTACCACACCGGCTCGCCGCGGCGGGTGCGCGCGCGGCAGTCGGTGGAGGAGATGGCCAGGGCCGGGATCTCGACCATCGTCACCTTGTCGGCGGGGATGGCAGCGAGCGTGGCCGGGTCCATCTCGTGCCCGGGCCGGGTCACGCCCACGAACCGCGCCAGCCCGAACAGCTCCTCGGCCGAGCGCCAGGTGAAGATGTCGGCCAGCGCGTCGGCGCCGGTGATAAAGTAGAGCTCGCTGTCCGGCTCGGCGTTCTTGAGGTCGCGCAGCGTGTCCACGGTGTACGTCGGGCCGGCCCGGTCGACGTCCACGCGCGAGACCGAGAAGCGCGGGTTGGAGGCGGTGGCGATCACCGTCATGAGGTAGCGGTGCTCGGCCTCGGTGACGGCGCGGTCGGACTTCTGCCACGGGTCGCCGGTGGGCACGAAGAGGACCTCGTCGAGGTCGAACCAGGACTGGACCTCGGAGGCGGCGACCAGGTGGCCGTGGTGGATGGGGTCGAACGTGCCGCCCATCACCCCGACACGGCGGGTCACGGGCCGACCGCCGAGGTCAGGAGTGCTCCCGCCCGCCGCCGAAGGCGACCAGCGCGGCCATGAGGGCCAGCAGGATCACCAAGGCGAGGGCGCCGATGCCGAAGCTCAGCGCGACGTCGACTTCTTCCCCGAAGCCCAGGATCTGCGCGGTCATGCGTGCAGCCTACCCAGCCCCGCCGTCACCTCGTGTGCCCGTCCCCCACCACGACGTACTTGGTCGACGTCATCTCCGGCAGCCCCATCGGGCCGCGGGCGTGCAGCTTCTGCGTGCTGATCCCGATCTCGGCCCCGAAGCCGAACTCCCCGCCGTCGGTGAACCGGGTCGAGGCGTTGACCAGCACCGCCGCGGAGTCGACCTCGGCCACGAACCGCCGCGCCGCCGCCTGGTCCTCGGTCAGGATCGCCTCGCTGTGCTGGCTCGACCAGCGGCGGATGTGCGCCAGCGCCTCGTCCAGGTCCGGCACGACGCGGGCGGCGATGTCGAGGGAGAGGTACTCCTCGCCCCAGTCCTCGTCCGTCGCCGGCACGACGCCCGCGTGGGCCAGGAAGGCCTCGTCGCCGTGGATCGTCACCCCGGCCTCCTGGAGGGCGGCGACCACGCGCGGCAGGAAGGCCTCGACCACCTCGGCGTGCACCAGCAGCGACTCGGCCGCGTTGCAGACGCTGGTCCGCTGGGTCTTGGCGTTGAGGACGACGGCCAGCGCCTTCTCGAGGTCGGCCGCCCGGTCGACGTACACGTGGCAGTTGCCGACCCCGGTCTCGATGACCGGCACCGTGGACTCCTCGACCACCGAGCGGATGAGGCCCGCTCCCCCGCGCGGGATGAGCACGTCGACCAGCCCGCGGGCGCGCATCAGCGCCTTGACCGACTCGTGGGAGTCGCCCGGCACCAGCTGGACGACGTCGGGGTCCAGGCCGGAGCCGGCCAGCGCGTCGCGCAGCACCCCGACCAGGGCGGCGTTGGACGACCGGGCCGAGGACGAGCCGCGCAGCAGCACGGCGTTCCCGCTCTTGAGGCAGATGCCCGCGGCGTCGACGGTCACGTTGGGCCGGGCCTCGTAGACCATCCCGACCACCCCGAACGGCACCCGCACCTGCCGCAGCTCGAGCCCGTTGGCCAGGGTGCCGCCGCGCACCACCTCGCCGACCGGGTCGGGCAGCGCCGCCACCTCGCGCAGCCCGCGGGCCATGTCCTCCAGGCGCTGCGGGGTCAGCCGGAGCCGGTCCACGATGTTCGCGGCCGTGCCGCCGGTCTCGGCGCGCGCGACGTCCTCGGCGTTGGCGTCCAGGACCTCCGACCACCGGGCGACCAGCGCGTCGGCCATGGCCAGCAGGGCCGCGTCCTTCTCGGCCCGCGTGGCCAGGGCCAGCCCGTGGCTGGCCGCACGCGCGCGGCGTGCGGTGTCGAGCACGTCCTGGGTACCCACAGCCGCGAGGATAGGCGTGAGGAGGCAGCACCGTGCCCGTGTACCTGCAGGCTGGACTGTGGGGGCTGGTCGCCGGCGGGATGCTGGTGGTCGGCGCCGCGATCGCCTGGCTGCTCCGCGTGCCGCGGCTGGTCGTCGCCACGGTGATGGCCTTCGGCTCGGGCGTGCTCTTCTCCGCGCTCGCCTTCGACCTGGTCGACGAGGCCGAGCGCTCGGGCGGGCTCACCGCGACCCTCATCGGGCTGGCCGGCGGAGCCGCGGTGTACGTCGCCGCCAACGCCGTGCTCAACCGTCGCGGTGCCGCCCGCCGCAAGAGCTCGGGCGAGGAGCAGTCCTCCGAGCAGGACCAGGCCGGCAGCGGCACGGCCATCGCGGTCGGCGCCCTGCTCGACGGCATCCCGGAGTCGGTGGTCCTCGGGCTCTCGCTGCTCGGCGGCCACGGCGTCGGCGTACCCGTGCTGGCCGCCATCGCGATCTCCAACCTGCCCGAGGGCCTGTCCAGCTCGGCCGGCATGAAGGCCAACGGCCGCAGCGCGCGCTACGTCTTCGGCGTCTGGGTCTCGATCGCCGTGGCCAGCGGCCTGGCCGGCCTGCTCGGCTGCCTGCTGCTGGACGGCGCGGCGGACGCCACGATCTCGGTCATCACCGCGGTCGCGGCGGGTGCCATCCTGACCATGGTGGCCGACACGATGATCCCCGAGGCGTACGCGCGCACCCACCTGCTCACCGGGCTGGTGGTCACGCTCGGCTTCATCACCGCCTTCGCGCTGACCCGGTCGTGAGCGCACCACTGCGGTTCGTGGTCAACCGGCACCAGGCGACCACGCTCCACTTCGACCTGCGGCTCGAGGTCGACGGCGCGCTCGCGTCGTGGGCGGTGCCGAAGGGGCCGAGCCTGGACCCAGCGGTGAAGCGGCTGGCCATCCGGGTCGACGACCACGACCTCGAGGAGCACCTGGCCTACGAGGACGACCACAAGGTCGTCTGGGACACCGGGACCTTCGAGCCGGCGACCGACCCCGGCCCGGCCCTCGAGGAGGGCCACCTGCGCTTCACCCTCGAGGGCCACCGGCTGCACGGTGGCTTCGCACTGCAGCAGACCCGGCTGGGCTGGCTGCTGCTCAAGCTGGACGACGAGGGCGCGGCGCCGGGTCAGGTCTGGGCCGAGGACGAGCTGGGCTCGGTGCTCAGCGACCGGACCCTCTGAGCGCTCGGTCCGCCCGGGCCAGCGACTGGGCGTGCCGGCGCACGTCGCGCCACGGGCAGGGCTTGGCGGCCAGGCGGCGACCGACGGTGCGCACGGTGTACTTCGTCGGTGGCACCCGCGACAGCTCGTCCCAGGTGATCGGCGTCGAGACCGGCGCACCGGGCCGCGCGCGGACGGCGTATGCCGGGACCGCGGTCTGCGCGTAGCCGTTGCGGGCCACGTCGACGTAGACCCTCCTGCCCCGCTTGGCCTTGCGCACCTCGACGGTCAGCAGGTCCGGCGCCTTCTCGACCAGCAGTTCGGCGCAGCGGTGCGCGAAGTCGCGCACCTCGTCGAAGCCCAGCCGCGGTCGCAGCGGCACCAGCACGTGGTAGCCGCGCGAACCGGTCGTCTTGAGGTACGTCGTGAGGCCGAGGTCGTCGAGCAGCTCGCCCACCATCCGGGTCGCCTTGCGCACCTTGGCCAGGTCGTCGTCGCTGGGGTCGAGGTCGAAGACGAGCTGGTCCGGCTGGTCGAGCGCCTTCGTGGTGCACAGCCACGTGTGCGGCGTGACGCAGGCCTGCTGGGCCAGGTAGACCAGGCTGCGGCGGTCGTCGACCACGACCTGCCGCTGGGGGTCCTGGGCGGTGGCGACCTCGACGGTGTGCACCCAGTCCGGGAAGTGCGACGGCACCTTCTTCTCGTAGAAGCTGAACCCACCCAGCCCGTCCGGGAAGCGCTCCATGTTCACCGGCCGGCCGCGCAGGTGCGGCAGCATCACGTCGGCCACGGAGTCGTAGTAACGGGCGAGGTCCAGCTTGGTGACGCTGCCGGATCGAGGGGGGTCGTCCGGGAACAGCACCTTGTCCGGCTTGGAGATCTCCACGCCCGCGACGGTCGAGTCGCTCACGTCTCCCGCACCACCTCGGCCGCGGCCTTGTCCTCGCGGAGCCCGAGGAAGCGCGGGTGCCGCAGCTGGTGGGTCCGCGTCCACTCGGTGAAGGCGACCTGCGCCACCAGCTCGGGCCGCGCCCAGTGCACACCCTTGCGCGGGAGCGCGCCCTGGGTGCACGGCGACGGGTCGACCTCGAGCGGGCCGAGCCGCGCGTGCAGGTCGCGCAGCACCGCCTCGGAGAAGCCGGTGCCGACCTTGCCGGCGTACACCAGGTCGTCGCCCTCGTGGTAGCCGAGCAGCAGCGCACCCAGCGCGACCCGCGAGCCCTCCGGGTCGGTCCAGCCGACGACGACCAGCTCCTGGCCGGCCTCGCACTTGAACTTGAGCCAGCGGTCGGTGCGGCCGGTGGCGTACGCCGCGTCCGCGCGCTTGGCGATCAGCCCCTCCCAGCCCTTGCGGCAGGCCCCGGCGAAGTACTCCTCGCCCCCCTGCCTGCGGTGCGGCGTGTAGCGGATCGGGCCGTCGAAGGTGAGCAGCGCGCGCAGTCGCCGCTTGCGGGCCAGCAGCGGCTCGCCGCGCAGGTCCTCGCCGTCCGCGCGCAGCACGTCGAAGACGTAGAAGAAGACCGGGACGCCGCTGCGGCGCGCCTTGTCCGCGCTGCTCACGTGGATGCGCGGCTGGAGCCGGGCGAACGACGTGCGCGAGCCCTCGAAGGCCACCACCTCACCGTCCACCACGAAGTCGGTCGACGCCTGCTCCTCCAGCGCCTCCGCGATCTCCGGGAACGCCACCGTCACGTCGCGGCCCGAGCGGGAGTAGAGCCGGGTGCCCCGGCCGGTGCGCACGGCCAGGCAGCGCTGGCCGTCGAGCTTGCGCTCGTAGACCCACCCGTCGGCCCAGAAGCGCTCGTGCGACAGCGTCGCCAGCGCCGGCTGCGGGATGTCGGTCACGCTGCTGTGGTACCCGCTCGTCCGGTCGTAGGGTCCTGCCGTGACCCAGCCTCCCGAGGACGCCACCCGGCCCATCAGCCCGACCCCGCCGCCGCCGCCGCTGCCGCCCCCGCCGGCCGCGCCGCCAGCCGCCGCGCCGCAGCCCGCGGACCGCACCACCCTGGTCAGCCTGGCCTTCGCGGTGGCCACCATCGCGCTGACCGTCGTCGCGCTCGCGGTGATGGAGGACGCCCGGCGCGGCTACGAGGTCTGGACGACCTG
This genomic window from Nocardioides anomalus contains:
- the rsfS gene encoding ribosome silencing factor, which encodes MTATDHAVELVVTAARAASDKLAQQIIAFDVSDQLAITDAFLLASATNDRQVRAIVDEVEDKLREIGAKPIRREGERDGRWVLIDYGEIVVHVQHEEERQFYALERLWRDCPTIPLPADVTAPHSRG
- a CDS encoding ZIP family metal transporter; protein product: MPVYLQAGLWGLVAGGMLVVGAAIAWLLRVPRLVVATVMAFGSGVLFSALAFDLVDEAERSGGLTATLIGLAGGAAVYVAANAVLNRRGAARRKSSGEEQSSEQDQAGSGTAIAVGALLDGIPESVVLGLSLLGGHGVGVPVLAAIAISNLPEGLSSSAGMKANGRSARYVFGVWVSIAVASGLAGLLGCLLLDGAADATISVITAVAAGAILTMVADTMIPEAYARTHLLTGLVVTLGFITAFALTRS
- a CDS encoding histidine phosphatase family protein, encoding MSELVLLRHGRTDWNAERRLQGQSQSQLDELGRAQAAATAPVLAALGPTVLWSSDADRTRATAAYVASATGLEPRFDPRLREYSFGALEGLLATEFEAADPDGFAAYRVGEWDRVPEVERYADVAARTTAALSELAGLLGPGDTGVAVSHGAAIRTATATLLGWGRPQAETMTGLDNCGWVVLRRRGPDAPWRLAAYNRTVAPDFIQTTPVG
- a CDS encoding glutamate-5-semialdehyde dehydrogenase — protein: MGTQDVLDTARRARAASHGLALATRAEKDAALLAMADALVARWSEVLDANAEDVARAETGGTAANIVDRLRLTPQRLEDMARGLREVAALPDPVGEVVRGGTLANGLELRQVRVPFGVVGMVYEARPNVTVDAAGICLKSGNAVLLRGSSSARSSNAALVGVLRDALAGSGLDPDVVQLVPGDSHESVKALMRARGLVDVLIPRGGAGLIRSVVEESTVPVIETGVGNCHVYVDRAADLEKALAVVLNAKTQRTSVCNAAESLLVHAEVVEAFLPRVVAALQEAGVTIHGDEAFLAHAGVVPATDEDWGEEYLSLDIAARVVPDLDEALAHIRRWSSQHSEAILTEDQAAARRFVAEVDSAAVLVNASTRFTDGGEFGFGAEIGISTQKLHARGPMGLPEMTSTKYVVVGDGHTR
- a CDS encoding PQQ-dependent sugar dehydrogenase; this translates as MLDGLDHPWDVAQAPDGTLLLDERGGGLTAVLPDGSDQEVDADFSDLFAEGETGLMGLVLDPAFADNRTFYTCQGAVDGGADGGPAIEVVSWTVDDDWSAATRVADPLVGEIPVNRAIGRHGGCRLRFDPQGQLLIGTGDNALGTNPQDLDSLAGKLLRVDPATGGRPQVVGYGHRNVQGIAVRPGTDQVFTAEQGSSRDDEVNLAVDGGNYGWNPVGQGEYDESVPMTDTDIPGAIEAVWSSGDPTIAVCGITFLDGDQWGDDEGLLLLGVQKDTGVLALRLDDAGALVDQFRLPELEEYGRIRTPQLGTDGALYVTTDNGDGQDQLLRVTPA
- the nadD gene encoding nicotinate-nucleotide adenylyltransferase, with amino-acid sequence MGGTFDPIHHGHLVAASEVQSWFDLDEVLFVPTGDPWQKSDRAVTEAEHRYLMTVIATASNPRFSVSRVDVDRAGPTYTVDTLRDLKNAEPDSELYFITGADALADIFTWRSAEELFGLARFVGVTRPGHEMDPATLAAIPADKVTMVEIPALAISSTDCRARTRRGEPVWYLVPDGVVQYIAKHHLYPAPAGASS
- a CDS encoding DNA polymerase ligase N-terminal domain-containing protein, producing the protein MSAPLRFVVNRHQATTLHFDLRLEVDGALASWAVPKGPSLDPAVKRLAIRVDDHDLEEHLAYEDDHKVVWDTGTFEPATDPGPALEEGHLRFTLEGHRLHGGFALQQTRLGWLLLKLDDEGAAPGQVWAEDELGSVLSDRTL